DNA from Longimicrobiales bacterium:
GCACTCGTCGCGTACCGCGAGGCACTTGCCATCGATCCGGAGGATGCCTGGTCGATGAACAACTACGCGCTGCAGCTGATCCGGCTCGGCCGCTTCGAGGATGCACTGCCACCGCTCGCCCGTGCAGTGGAGCTGAAGCCCGGCTCGGCGCTGTTCCAGAACAACCTCGGCGTCGCACTCGAGCGCTCGGGCGACCTGGTGTCTGCAGCCGCGGCCTACGAGGCGGCCCTCGCCGCCAACGACGCCCACGAGCGCGCTCGCGTCAGCCTCGCCCGCGTACAGCAGCGCATCAGCGGCGAGGATACGGCGTCGACGGATCTCGGCGCCCTGGCGATCGCGTTCATCAGTGAGGTCGAGTCCTGGCGGATGCCTGCCATGGAGGCGGTCGGCGTCCGGTGAGCTCCGGATACCGTGCGATGACGCACAGGGGGAACCGGGGAACGTGCACGGCCCCGCACCGATGCTGGTGCGGGGCCGTGCTGCGTAATAGCGGCTGCGAATGGAAGGCGCGTTCGCGCGCGGATCAGGTTGCGGAGATTTCCGCTTCAGGTGCCGCGGATGCGGGAGGCGGCGCCACGACGAGCGAGCCAACACCGAAGAGCAGCTCGAGATAGTTCCGGAACTGCCGCAGCTGACCGGGCAGCAGGGCAGCTTCCCGCAGCCCGCGCGCCAGCACGAAGCCGCCCTCGATCGCGGCGACCAGGCCGTCCGCCAGCTCGTCGGCTGTCACATCCAGGCGCGGTGGCTGCTGCGCCATCGCAGCCCGCAGCCGGGCAGCGACCAGCTCCCGCCAGACGAGCAGCTCGCGCCGGATCAGCGTGTGTACCTGCTCGTCGAACAGCGCTGCCTGGTAGCCGAAGGATGCGAAGAGACAGCCCGTTCGCTCGAGCGGCAGGTTCGACAGCGCCTCCTCCGCCAGCCCCACCATCAGCAGCACCTGCTGAACGGGGTCCCTGCTCAGCCGCTCCGCTCGCGCGATGGTCTGCTCCAGCATGCGACGGTCGCTCGTCGCATAGCGCTCGACCAGCGCGAGGGCGAGGTCATGCTTGGTGGGGAAGTGGTGGAACAGTGCGCCCTTGGTCAGGCCCGCCGCCTCCACCACGGCCTCAACGGACGTCGCGCCGTACCCGCGCTCCAGGTACAGCTGCTCCGCGGCGTCCAGCAGCCGCTCGCGCGTGTCCGCCCCGTTCTTCTGCATGCCGGACTTTAACATACCGCGTGGTATTTCGCAAGAAAGCGTCGTCCCGGAATATGAATCGCTCGTCCCATGGTGCTTGAGCAAGTCGATCTGTGCCCCTACATACCGCACAGTATGCTCGCAGATAGAACGACGTCGTTGTGTGCCGCTTCCGTGGGGCGCGGCCGAACGACGTCGTTTGCCTTTTCAGTCCCCGTTCAGGATGGAGACCATGAAGCCGAAGTATGTACTGATTGCCGCCGTGCTGATGGCCTGCGCGCCGGACACGGTGGACGCGCAGCACACCGGTCACGCGCCGGCGGATGTCCCGTTGTATGACAACCTTGGAACGCACGCGTACACGGTTACGACG
Protein-coding regions in this window:
- a CDS encoding helix-turn-helix domain-containing protein → MLKSGMQKNGADTRERLLDAAEQLYLERGYGATSVEAVVEAAGLTKGALFHHFPTKHDLALALVERYATSDRRMLEQTIARAERLSRDPVQQVLLMVGLAEEALSNLPLERTGCLFASFGYQAALFDEQVHTLIRRELLVWRELVAARLRAAMAQQPPRLDVTADELADGLVAAIEGGFVLARGLREAALLPGQLRQFRNYLELLFGVGSLVVAPPPASAAPEAEISAT